Proteins from a single region of Chloroherpeton thalassium ATCC 35110:
- a CDS encoding cyclic nucleotide-binding domain-containing protein — MSVFEISGHIAFALIAISYLVKDILWLRILSIIASAAGIVFNYVVPATPLWLVIYWNIGFILVHTFHITLILRERASVDFSEEEKELYQTVFQTFSPVEFMKLLRVSDWKIAQPTEPITVEGEEVPNVMLIYNGLVSVISGGKEVAQLKDGQFIGEMSFIRGGNASATCKALRETRYLSIPKTNLHKLLNRNPAMRTAVHAVLSTDLAKKLSPVQASQLTSE, encoded by the coding sequence ATGTCTGTTTTTGAAATTTCAGGTCATATCGCTTTTGCGCTTATCGCGATTTCCTACCTTGTTAAAGATATTCTTTGGCTTCGGATTCTTTCGATTATTGCGAGCGCAGCGGGCATCGTGTTCAACTATGTCGTGCCAGCCACGCCGCTTTGGCTCGTGATTTATTGGAACATCGGGTTTATTTTGGTGCACACCTTCCACATTACGCTGATTTTACGCGAGCGCGCTTCAGTTGATTTTTCGGAGGAAGAAAAGGAGCTTTACCAAACCGTGTTTCAAACTTTTTCGCCGGTTGAGTTTATGAAATTGCTGCGCGTTAGCGACTGGAAAATTGCCCAGCCAACTGAACCGATTACGGTTGAAGGCGAAGAAGTCCCGAACGTGATGCTGATTTATAACGGCCTCGTTTCAGTCATTTCTGGAGGGAAGGAAGTGGCGCAACTCAAGGATGGACAATTTATCGGTGAAATGAGTTTCATTCGCGGCGGCAATGCGTCGGCGACATGCAAAGCCCTTCGGGAAACGCGCTACCTCTCTATTCCCAAAACGAACTTACACAAACTGCTCAACCGCAACCCAGCCATGCGCACCGCCGTTCATGCGGTTCTCAGCAC